From a region of the Eulemur rufifrons isolate Redbay chromosome 7, OSU_ERuf_1, whole genome shotgun sequence genome:
- the LINGO2 gene encoding leucine-rich repeat and immunoglobulin-like domain-containing nogo receptor-interacting protein 2, with amino-acid sequence MLHTAISCWQPFLGLAVVLIFMGSTIGCPARCECSAQNKSVSCHRRRLIAIPEGIPIETKILDLSKNRLKSVNPEEFISYPLLEEIDLSDNIIANVEPGAFNNLFNLRSLRLKGNRLKLVPLGVFTGLSNLTKLDISENKIVILLDYMFQDLHNLKSLEVGDNDLVYISHRAFSGLLSLEQLTLEKCNLTAVPTEALSHLRSLISLHLKHLNINNMPVYAFKRLFHLKHLEIDYWPLLDMMPANSLYGLNLTSLSITNTNLSTVPFLAFKHLVYLTHLNLSYNPISTIEAGMFSDLTRLQELHIVGAQLRTIEPHSFQGLHFLRVLNVSQNLLETLEENVFSSPRALEVLSINNNPLACDCRLLWILQRQPTLQFGGQQPMCAGPDTIRERSFKDFHSTALSFYFTCKKPKIREKKLQHLLVDEGQTVQLECNADGDPQPVISWVTPRRRFITAKSNGRATVLGDGTLEIRFAQDQDSGMYVCIASNAAGNDTFTASLTVKGFTSDRFLYANRTPMYMTDSNDTVSNGTNANTFSLDLKTILVSTAMGCFTFLGVVLFCFLLLFVWSRGKGKHKNSIDLEYVPRKNNGAVVEGEVAGPRRFNMKMI; translated from the coding sequence ATGCTTCACACGGCCATATCATGCTGGCAGCCATTCCTGGGTCTGGCTGTGGTGTTAATCTTCATGGGATCCACCATTGGCTGCCCGGCTCGCTGTGAATGCTCTGCCCAGAACAAATCTGTCAGCTGCCACAGAAGGCGGCTGATCGCCATCCCAGAGGGCATTCCCATCGAGACCAAAATCTTGGACCTCAGTAAAAACAGGCTGAAAAGCGTCAACCCTGAAGAATTCATATCATATCCTCTGCTGGAGGAGATAGACTTGAGTGACAACATCATTGCCAATGTGGAGCCAGGAGCATTTAACAATCTCTTTAACCTGCGTTCTCTCCGCCTGAAAGGCAATCGCCTCAAGTTGGTCCCTTTGGGGGTATTCACGGGGCTCTCCAATCTCACCAAGCTTGACATTAGTGAGAATAAGATTGTCATTTTACTAGACTACATGTTCCAGGATCTACATAACCTGAAGTCCCTAGAAGTGGGGGACAATGATTTGGTTTATATCTCTCACAGGGCCTTCAGTGGGCTACTTAGCTTAGAGCAGCTCACCCTGGAGAAATGCAACTTAACAGCAGTACCAACAGAAGCCCTCTCCCACCTCCGCAGCCTCATCAGCCTGCATCTGAAGCATCTCAACATCAACAACATGCCTGTCTATGCCTTTAAAAGATTGTTCCACCTGAAACACCTAGAAATTGACTACTGGCCTTTACTAGATATGATGCCTGCCAATAGCCTCTATGGTCTCAACCTCACATCCCTTTCTATCACCAATACCAACCTGTCCACTGTACCTTTCCTTGCCTTTAAACACCTGGTATACCTGACCCATCTTAACCTTTCCTACAATCCCATCAGCACTATTGAAGCAGGCATGTTCTCTGACCTGACCCGCCTTCAGGAGCTTCATATAGTGGGGGCCCAGCTTCGCACCATCGAGCCTCACTCTTTCCAAGGGCTCCACTTCCTACGCGTGCTCAATGTGTCTCAGAACCTGCTGGAAACATTGGAAGAGAATGTGTTCTCCTCCCCTAGGGCTCTGGAGGTCCTGAGTATTAATAACAACCCATTGGCCTGTGACTGCCGTCTCCTCTGGATCTTGCAGCGACAGCCCACACTACAGTTTGGTGGCCAGCAGCCCATGTGTGCTGGCCCAGACACTATCCGTGAGAGGTCATTCAAGGATTTCCATAGCACTgccctttctttttactttaccTGCAAAAAACCCAAAATCCGTGAAAAGAAGTTGCAGCATCTGCTAGTGGATGAAGGGCAGACAGTTCAGCTAGAATGCAATGCTGATGGAGACCCACAGCCTGTGATATCCTGGGTGACACCCCGAAGGCGTTTCATCACCGCCAAGTCCAATGGAAGAGCCACCGTACTGGGTGATGGCACCTTGGAAATCCGATTTGCCCAGGATCAAGACAGTGGGATGTATGTTTGCATTGCTAGCAATGCTGCTGGGAATGACACCTTCACAGCCTCCTTAACTGTGAAAGGATTCACTTCAGATCGCTTTCTTTACGCAAACAGGACCCCTATGTACATGACTGACTCCAATGACACCGTTTCCAATGGCACCAATGCCAATACTTTTTCCCTGGACCTTAAAACAATACTGGTATCTACAGCCATGGGCTGTTTCACATTTCTGGgagtggttttattttgttttcttctcctttttgtgTGGAGCCGAGGGAAAGGCAAGCACAAAAACAGCATTGACCTTGAGTACGTGCCCCGAAAAAACAATGGTGCTGTTGTGGAAGGGGAGGTGGCTGGACCCAGGAGGTTCAACATGAAAATGATTTGA